Proteins encoded in a region of the Malaciobacter mytili LMG 24559 genome:
- a CDS encoding ribonucleotide-diphosphate reductase subunit beta yields MDRKTIYNPQSRENLNDRRIFGGNPDGMINFTRLKYQWALNLWDMMEANTWFPKEVQMTGDAKDYKYLSPAEKRMYDLVLSQLIFMDSLQTNNLMDNINPYITAPEVNACLSRQSYEEANHSKSYAVMVESISDNTDEIYDMWKNDAKLREKNNYIAEVYDNLTGGAHADEITDEKIVLAMFANQILEGLYFYAGFAAMYALGKSGKMLGSSQMIRFIQRDEVTHLLLFQNMINSTRKERPDLFTAELEETVREMFRKAVDLEASWGAYITQGQILGFTDAIIRQYIEYLADKRLEAVGYKPMYNVKHPIPWVDGYASFNDQRTNFFEGNVVNYSKGSIDFDDF; encoded by the coding sequence ATGGATAGAAAAACGATATATAATCCACAATCAAGAGAAAACTTAAATGATAGAAGAATCTTTGGAGGTAATCCAGATGGTATGATTAACTTTACAAGGTTAAAATATCAATGGGCTTTAAACCTTTGGGATATGATGGAAGCAAATACTTGGTTCCCTAAAGAAGTGCAAATGACTGGTGATGCTAAAGATTATAAATATTTAAGTCCAGCAGAGAAAAGAATGTATGATTTAGTTCTTTCTCAATTAATTTTTATGGATTCATTACAAACAAACAATCTTATGGATAATATCAATCCTTATATTACTGCACCAGAAGTAAATGCTTGTCTTTCAAGACAAAGTTATGAAGAAGCAAATCACTCTAAATCTTATGCAGTAATGGTAGAGTCTATTTCTGATAATACAGATGAAATTTATGATATGTGGAAAAATGATGCAAAATTAAGAGAAAAAAACAACTATATTGCAGAGGTTTATGATAACTTAACAGGTGGAGCTCATGCAGATGAAATTACTGATGAGAAAATAGTTCTTGCAATGTTTGCAAACCAAATTTTAGAGGGATTATATTTTTATGCTGGATTTGCAGCTATGTATGCTCTTGGAAAATCAGGTAAGATGTTAGGAAGTTCTCAAATGATTAGATTTATTCAAAGAGATGAAGTAACGCACCTTTTACTTTTTCAAAATATGATTAATTCTACTAGAAAAGAAAGACCAGATTTATTTACAGCTGAACTTGAAGAGACTGTAAGAGAGATGTTTAGAAAAGCTGTGGATTTAGAAGCTTCTTGGGGTGCATATATTACTCAAGGTCAAATTTTAGGATTTACAGATGCTATTATTAGACAATATATTGAGTATCTAGCAGATAAAAGACTTGAAGCAGTGGGATACAAACCTATGTACAATGTAAAACACCCTATTCCTTGGGTTGATGGTTATGCTTCATTTAATGACCAAAGAACTAACTTCTTTGAAGGAAATGTTGTTAACTACTCAAAAGGTTCTATTGACTTTGATGACTTCTAA
- a CDS encoding HEAT repeat domain-containing protein, producing MKKAKVLFQIVSISFIVLFFQACSIKIKMPVSETTPSTNSFNDTVDSSKAIKLKFKSTLTDDYKVSVGTQTDIFKVKHKDKDIDAQTFIKEGLQKEFSSRKLPIEFSLDSSDELTLEHFNILSRRTSAYSPMVTLSTLKIKVNYKGETKTFASFIKRGKVPLWSMSELYEPCYNEPTSLLIREVVAKINKEYFNYKLSDTKVYEIISKIEKDLAENKKLIYLDVYELAFSNNQIALNFLEKLTANIDEYVRLSAISGLGILGSEEQLDLLINLYQNSKLWQDRAMALKSIGDIGTTKALEFLRTEKNLFSLHDSLEANWNKIIFNLYLQ from the coding sequence ATGAAGAAAGCAAAGGTTCTTTTTCAAATAGTCTCTATTTCTTTTATAGTGCTATTTTTTCAAGCTTGTTCAATTAAGATTAAGATGCCAGTTAGTGAAACAACACCCTCAACAAATAGTTTTAATGATACTGTTGATAGTTCAAAAGCAATTAAGTTAAAGTTTAAATCTACTTTAACAGATGATTATAAAGTCTCTGTTGGAACACAAACGGATATCTTTAAAGTTAAACATAAAGATAAAGATATAGATGCACAAACTTTTATTAAAGAGGGGTTACAAAAAGAGTTTAGTTCTAGAAAACTACCAATAGAATTTTCTCTTGATAGTTCAGATGAACTAACTTTAGAGCATTTTAATATTCTTTCTAGAAGAACAAGTGCCTATTCTCCAATGGTAACTTTATCAACATTAAAAATAAAAGTTAATTATAAGGGTGAAACAAAGACTTTTGCTTCTTTTATAAAAAGAGGTAAAGTTCCCCTTTGGAGTATGAGTGAATTATATGAGCCTTGTTATAATGAACCTACTTCTTTATTAATAAGAGAAGTTGTTGCAAAAATAAATAAAGAGTATTTTAATTATAAACTTTCAGATACTAAAGTATATGAAATAATTAGTAAAATAGAAAAAGATTTAGCAGAAAATAAAAAATTAATCTATTTAGATGTTTATGAATTAGCTTTCTCAAATAATCAAATAGCTTTAAATTTTTTAGAAAAATTAACTGCAAATATTGATGAATATGTAAGATTAAGTGCAATTAGTGGATTAGGTATTCTTGGATCAGAAGAACAGTTAGATTTACTAATAAATTTATATCAAAACTCTAAATTATGGCAAGATAGAGCAATGGCCCTTAAATCAATAGGAGATATTGGAACAACAAAAGCTTTAGAATTTTTAAGAACTGAAAAAAATCTTTTTTCTTTACATGATTCTTTAGAAGCAAATTGGAATAAAATCATCTTTAATTTATATTTACAATAA
- a CDS encoding NAD(P)-dependent oxidoreductase produces MQHIINSAQTCLDCKKPKCQKGCPVNTPIAEMIRLFLAGEIKEAGKKVFENNPLSIICSLVCPHEKHCEGHCILNKKYTPVNVGAIENYISTYYMNYKQFEKVPSNGSSIAIIGSGPAGISLAMILALKGYQITMYEGNDKIGGVLRYGIPDFRLDKSILDELLEKLKAVGVQIRPNTLVGKNITIDDLFRDGYKAIFIGTGVWTPKKLGLKGESLGNVHFAIDYLKSPKAYNLGKKVIVIGAGNVAMDVARTAIRNGSSEVSIMYRKGFEDMPAEKVEIEYAKIDGVKFNLYKSPLEFTSNAVKYLTTNEIENIEGFEEADSILISISQKPRDLIVSNTTGINVGQDGLVITNDRGETTREGVFASGDVVTGARTVVEAVALSKKVAIAIEEYIATLKEQEAC; encoded by the coding sequence ATGCAACATATTATTAATTCTGCACAAACTTGTTTAGATTGTAAAAAGCCAAAATGTCAAAAAGGTTGTCCTGTAAATACTCCAATTGCTGAAATGATAAGACTATTTTTAGCAGGAGAAATAAAAGAAGCAGGGAAAAAAGTATTTGAAAATAATCCTTTATCTATTATTTGTTCCTTAGTATGTCCACATGAAAAGCATTGTGAGGGGCATTGTATTTTAAATAAAAAATATACTCCTGTAAATGTAGGAGCAATTGAAAACTATATTTCCACATATTATATGAACTATAAACAATTTGAAAAAGTTCCTTCAAATGGTAGTAGTATAGCAATTATAGGAAGTGGACCAGCGGGTATTAGTTTAGCTATGATTTTAGCACTAAAAGGCTATCAAATTACAATGTATGAAGGAAATGATAAAATAGGTGGTGTTTTAAGATATGGAATACCTGATTTTAGGCTAGATAAATCTATTTTAGATGAGTTACTTGAAAAATTAAAAGCAGTTGGGGTACAAATTAGACCTAATACTTTAGTTGGGAAGAATATTACGATTGATGATTTATTTAGAGATGGATATAAAGCTATTTTTATAGGAACAGGGGTTTGGACACCTAAAAAGTTAGGTCTAAAAGGGGAGAGTTTAGGAAATGTACACTTTGCAATTGATTATTTAAAAAGTCCAAAAGCTTACAATCTTGGAAAAAAAGTTATAGTTATTGGTGCTGGAAATGTGGCTATGGATGTGGCTAGAACTGCGATTAGAAATGGAAGTAGTGAAGTATCAATTATGTATAGAAAAGGCTTTGAAGATATGCCTGCTGAAAAAGTAGAAATTGAATATGCAAAAATTGATGGTGTTAAATTTAATTTATATAAATCTCCTTTAGAGTTCACATCAAATGCAGTAAAATATCTTACTACAAATGAAATAGAAAATATTGAAGGGTTTGAAGAAGCCGATTCTATTTTAATTTCAATTAGTCAAAAACCAAGAGATTTGATAGTATCTAATACAACAGGTATTAATGTTGGGCAAGATGGCTTAGTTATTACAAATGATAGAGGAGAGACTACAAGAGAGGGTGTTTTTGCATCAGGGGATGTGGTAACAGGTGCTAGAACTGTTGTTGAAGCAGTTGCTTTATCAAAAAAAGTTGCTATTGCAATTGAAGAGTATATTGCTACTTTAAAAGAACAAGAAGCCTGTTAA
- a CDS encoding OmpA family protein — protein MELGKKVFLLSLLLLLLIVSCVYKHTKELVDITPIFIEEKVIVDEPSTNEPIVEEEIEEEQTNEVVSLQIEPNDEMAKEVNASVTEKITKIEEEIKEPKEIILKRIDEGYRRSNGELFYIDLSSKAKEIQDSLYLLMKNEPFEFTKNGIDYITKNDEMLSKIVKIMNENKNLKFEIAGHVSIKPDEEKYNTYISVMRAANIKKKLISLGISKNRMKARGYGDKIPLSQDDIKLFNRIEFNIIGE, from the coding sequence ATGGAATTGGGAAAAAAAGTTTTTTTATTATCTCTATTATTGTTATTACTAATTGTATCTTGTGTGTATAAACATACAAAAGAATTAGTTGATATAACACCGATATTTATCGAAGAAAAGGTGATTGTAGATGAACCAAGTACTAATGAGCCAATTGTTGAAGAAGAAATAGAAGAAGAGCAAACAAATGAAGTTGTATCTTTACAAATAGAGCCAAATGATGAGATGGCAAAAGAAGTAAATGCTAGTGTAACTGAAAAAATAACTAAAATTGAAGAAGAAATAAAAGAACCAAAAGAGATAATTTTAAAAAGAATCGATGAAGGTTATAGAAGATCAAATGGTGAACTATTTTATATTGATTTATCTTCAAAAGCTAAAGAAATTCAAGATAGCTTGTATTTACTTATGAAAAATGAGCCTTTTGAATTTACAAAAAATGGAATAGATTATATCACTAAAAATGATGAGATGCTATCAAAAATTGTTAAGATAATGAATGAAAATAAGAACTTAAAGTTCGAAATTGCTGGTCATGTAAGTATTAAACCCGATGAAGAGAAGTACAATACTTATATTTCAGTAATGAGAGCTGCTAATATTAAGAAAAAACTTATTTCTTTAGGTATTTCTAAAAATAGAATGAAAGCAAGAGGGTATGGGGATAAAATACCATTATCTCAAGATGATATAAAACTATTTAATAGAATTGAATTTAATATTATAGGAGAATAG
- a CDS encoding low molecular weight protein-tyrosine-phosphatase, which translates to MNKAKSIIFVCLGNICRSPIAQGVAQKYIKENNLDILIQSAGTGSWHVGENPCENSIKVCKQHNIDISKQVARQVKKEDFKKFDLVIGLDESNISNLKKLGCNNPLKLGFFGYNNEDVPDPYFFDGFEGFDKVYSMIETCVIELIKQKC; encoded by the coding sequence ATGAATAAAGCAAAATCAATAATTTTTGTATGTTTAGGGAATATTTGCCGTTCTCCCATAGCTCAAGGAGTTGCTCAAAAGTATATAAAAGAAAATAACTTAGATATTTTAATACAAAGTGCAGGAACAGGAAGCTGGCATGTGGGAGAAAACCCTTGTGAAAACTCTATAAAAGTATGTAAACAACATAATATTGATATTTCAAAACAAGTGGCAAGGCAAGTAAAAAAAGAGGACTTTAAAAAGTTTGATTTAGTTATAGGACTTGATGAAAGCAATATTTCAAATCTAAAAAAATTAGGGTGCAACAATCCTTTAAAACTTGGTTTTTTTGGTTATAACAATGAAGATGTCCCTGACCCATACTTTTTTGACGGATTTGAGGGCTTTGACAAAGTCTATAGTATGATAGAGACTTGTGTTATAGAATTAATAAAACAAAAATGTTAA
- a CDS encoding carbon-nitrogen hydrolase family protein: MNLITLQTNILEDFEQNLLKLKKLINKAPKNSLILASELALSGYSYKDMKKASKISLKAKKELLELSKDKTIALTLIIEENNNFFNRFFLFSNNKIVHTQDKYRLFELGEETNYFKAPNSDEKIKIFSVKGLKIATLICFELRFTQYWERLKGADIILIPAMWGKNRKEHFETLTRALAIANQCYVIASNSAYKECCKSSAIITPFGEVIKDDRKEFISLNFEKQQIKKMRKYLKVGIENE; the protein is encoded by the coding sequence ATGAACTTAATAACACTTCAAACTAATATTTTAGAAGATTTTGAACAAAATCTTCTAAAGTTGAAAAAACTTATTAATAAAGCCCCTAAAAATAGTCTAATTCTTGCCAGTGAATTGGCACTTAGTGGCTATTCTTACAAAGATATGAAAAAAGCTTCAAAAATATCTTTAAAAGCAAAAAAAGAGTTATTAGAACTTAGTAAAGATAAAACTATTGCATTAACACTAATAATAGAAGAAAATAATAACTTTTTTAATAGATTTTTTCTATTTTCAAATAATAAAATAGTTCATACTCAAGATAAATATAGGCTTTTTGAGTTGGGGGAAGAAACAAACTATTTTAAAGCCCCAAATAGTGATGAAAAAATTAAGATTTTTAGTGTAAAGGGTTTAAAAATAGCTACATTAATCTGCTTTGAACTTAGATTTACTCAATATTGGGAAAGATTAAAAGGTGCAGATATTATACTTATTCCTGCAATGTGGGGGAAAAATAGAAAAGAGCATTTTGAGACTTTAACTCGTGCTTTGGCAATTGCAAACCAATGTTATGTGATAGCTTCAAATAGTGCTTATAAAGAGTGTTGTAAAAGTAGTGCAATAATTACTCCCTTTGGAGAGGTTATAAAAGATGATAGAAAAGAATTTATCTCTTTAAATTTTGAAAAACAACAAATTAAAAAAATGAGGAAATATCTAAAGGTTGGAATAGAAAATGAATAA
- a CDS encoding phosphomannomutase/phosphoglucomutase yields MIKKSIFREYDIRGIIDEELNEKSVKLIGYFLGLEVKKRTIKTPYVVIGYDARTHSPRLFEYLTSGFNKAGVKVFGMGMVATGVNYFASYQEFHSIRPNASVMITGSHNPSEYNGFKISINNAPFFADDIYTLGDEIIKNQELVIEDNKEYELINAKARYIEYMVNEFQELKGMKTPFAIDCGNGVANTVLCEILDKLELKYEGLYCNPDGTFPNHHPDPSEEKNLKDLKELLKGKAKYGFAYDGDADRIAFLTKKHNVKGDILALLFAKTMKEPVIVGEVKCTQVMYDLINQNGGKAIMYKTGHSNLKVKLKEVNAHMAAEVSGHIFFNDKFYGFDDAIYATFRILELIKNGMNIDKEIEALPKTYSTEEIKVKTTEEEKFLLIDKIKELLKNPPASFPKILDIIDVDGVRINFRHGWGLVRASNTTPVLVTRFESTDEKIALEYEEEVNKLIQLAKDELNNTSN; encoded by the coding sequence ATGATAAAAAAATCCATTTTTAGAGAATATGATATTAGAGGTATCATTGATGAAGAATTAAATGAAAAAAGCGTTAAATTAATAGGTTATTTTCTAGGTTTAGAAGTAAAAAAAAGAACAATAAAAACTCCTTATGTTGTAATTGGATATGATGCAAGAACACACTCTCCAAGACTTTTTGAATATTTAACAAGTGGTTTTAATAAAGCAGGTGTAAAAGTTTTTGGTATGGGTATGGTAGCAACAGGAGTAAACTACTTTGCTTCTTATCAAGAATTTCATTCAATTAGACCAAATGCTTCAGTAATGATTACAGGAAGTCATAATCCAAGTGAATATAATGGTTTTAAAATCTCAATAAATAATGCACCATTTTTTGCAGATGATATTTATACTTTAGGAGATGAAATTATTAAAAACCAAGAGCTGGTTATTGAAGATAATAAAGAGTATGAATTAATAAATGCAAAAGCTAGATATATTGAATATATGGTAAATGAATTTCAAGAATTAAAAGGCATGAAAACACCATTTGCTATTGACTGTGGAAATGGCGTTGCAAACACAGTTTTATGTGAAATTTTAGATAAATTAGAACTAAAATATGAGGGATTATATTGTAATCCAGATGGAACTTTCCCAAATCATCATCCAGACCCAAGTGAAGAAAAAAACTTAAAAGATTTAAAAGAACTTTTAAAAGGTAAAGCAAAATATGGTTTTGCTTATGATGGAGATGCAGATAGAATTGCTTTTTTAACTAAAAAACATAATGTAAAAGGTGATATTCTAGCTCTTTTATTTGCAAAGACAATGAAAGAACCAGTTATTGTTGGTGAAGTTAAATGTACACAAGTAATGTATGATTTAATAAATCAAAATGGTGGAAAAGCTATTATGTATAAAACAGGGCATAGTAACTTAAAAGTAAAACTAAAAGAGGTAAATGCTCATATGGCAGCAGAAGTATCTGGGCATATTTTCTTTAATGATAAATTTTATGGTTTTGATGATGCTATTTATGCAACTTTTAGAATCTTAGAATTAATTAAAAATGGAATGAATATTGATAAAGAAATTGAAGCTTTACCAAAAACATACTCAACAGAAGAGATAAAAGTAAAAACAACAGAAGAAGAAAAATTTTTACTTATTGATAAAATTAAAGAACTATTAAAAAATCCTCCTGCTAGTTTCCCAAAAATTCTTGATATTATTGATGTGGATGGAGTTAGAATAAACTTTAGACATGGATGGGGATTAGTTAGAGCTTCAAATACAACTCCTGTATTAGTAACAAGATTTGAATCAACAGATGAAAAAATCGCCTTAGAATACGAAGAAGAAGTAAATAAATTAATTCAATTAGCAAAAGATGAACTTAATAACACTTCAAACTAA
- a CDS encoding LysE family translocator, with product MIELSNLYMFIVASLLLCIAPGPDNIYVLTQGMTKSKKAAIITTLGLCTGLIIHTGAAAFGISMIFKTSQLAFNIVKYIGAAYLLYIAYQAFKYRNEPLDLTVKASKKDLKALYIKGFFMNVLNPKVSIFFLAFLPQFVSVENGNIPMQMILLGVIFMILTIIVFSIIGIAGNLLSSKLLQKPNIIKYMNIMTSFVLVSLGLKLAFSER from the coding sequence ATGATTGAATTAAGTAATTTATATATGTTCATTGTAGCCTCACTTTTATTATGTATTGCTCCAGGTCCTGATAATATTTATGTTTTAACACAAGGTATGACCAAATCAAAAAAAGCTGCAATTATTACAACTTTAGGACTTTGCACTGGATTGATTATTCACACAGGTGCGGCTGCTTTTGGTATTTCTATGATTTTTAAAACTTCACAACTAGCTTTTAATATTGTAAAATATATTGGAGCAGCATATCTTTTATATATTGCATATCAAGCTTTTAAATATAGAAATGAACCCCTTGATTTAACAGTAAAAGCTTCAAAAAAAGATTTAAAAGCCTTATATATTAAAGGATTTTTTATGAATGTTTTAAATCCTAAGGTATCTATTTTCTTTTTAGCTTTTCTTCCTCAATTTGTAAGTGTTGAAAATGGTAATATCCCAATGCAAATGATACTACTTGGAGTTATTTTTATGATATTAACAATAATTGTTTTTTCAATAATTGGAATTGCAGGTAATTTACTAAGTAGTAAACTATTACAAAAACCAAATATAATAAAATATATGAATATTATGACTTCTTTTGTTCTTGTAAGTCTTGGTCTAAAATTGGCTTTTTCTGAAAGATAG